The following coding sequences are from one Ramlibacter henchirensis window:
- a CDS encoding ABC transporter ATP-binding protein → MIALQDVRVAIQNVEVLRGFTLHVPSGKLVGLVGRNGAGKTSVMRTIMGHLPLLGGSVAVDGTNLSGAPPHRRVALGIGYMPEDRGLVPELTVEENICLPLWVAPQLQLHQRLSFVYGILPELLDMRERKALLLSGGQQKLVALARALGVGTRVLLLDEPFEGVAPALSQRLSEVVGQLRGSGLTVLISQSDLNHSRSLLDQEVVIERGANVSAAVA, encoded by the coding sequence ATGATCGCGCTCCAGGACGTCCGCGTCGCGATCCAGAACGTCGAGGTGTTGCGCGGCTTCACGCTGCACGTTCCCTCCGGCAAGCTGGTGGGCCTGGTCGGACGCAACGGCGCCGGCAAGACCAGCGTGATGCGGACCATCATGGGTCACCTGCCGCTCCTGGGCGGCTCGGTCGCCGTGGATGGAACCAACCTCTCCGGCGCCCCGCCCCACCGGCGCGTGGCGCTGGGCATCGGCTACATGCCGGAAGACCGCGGGCTGGTGCCGGAACTCACCGTCGAGGAGAACATCTGCCTGCCGCTGTGGGTGGCGCCGCAGCTGCAGCTGCATCAACGCCTGTCGTTCGTCTACGGCATCCTGCCCGAGCTGCTCGACATGCGCGAGCGCAAGGCGCTGCTGCTGTCCGGCGGGCAGCAGAAGCTGGTCGCACTGGCGCGCGCCCTCGGCGTCGGCACGCGCGTGCTGCTGCTCGACGAGCCCTTCGAGGGCGTCGCGCCGGCCTTGTCGCAGCGCCTGTCCGAGGTGGTGGGCCAGCTGCGCGGCTCGGGGCTCACGGTGCTGATCAGCCAGTCGGACCTGAACCACTCTCGCTCGCTGCTCGACCAGGAAGTGGTGATCGAACGCGGCGCGAACGTCAGCGCGGCGGTTGCATGA
- a CDS encoding ABC transporter ATP-binding protein, translated as MRMAHPHVPDPGSPVLSARGLTRSFGAVQAAADVSIDVQQGERLCLIGSNGAGKTTFVNMVTGYLKPTSGRIHLAGEDVTHRSPREITRRGVARSFQIPQLCLHMTVLENILTALHCSGAHAHFLRAARDAGSLARCHELLSSFGLAAHAQRPARELPGGVRKLLDIAIALTGHPRLLLLDEPTSGVSAQEKFGTMDTVVRAIETHQDRSPVTVVFVEHDMDIVRRYATRVAAFYNGRVIADGACDKVLGDADVRKYVTGSARSREGAQA; from the coding sequence ATGAGGATGGCCCATCCCCACGTCCCCGACCCGGGCTCGCCGGTGCTCTCGGCCCGCGGCCTGACGCGAAGCTTCGGCGCCGTGCAGGCCGCCGCCGACGTCAGCATCGACGTGCAGCAGGGCGAGCGCCTGTGCCTGATCGGCAGCAACGGCGCGGGCAAGACGACGTTCGTCAACATGGTCACGGGCTACCTGAAGCCGACCTCCGGCAGGATCCACCTCGCGGGCGAGGACGTGACGCACCGCTCGCCGCGCGAGATCACGCGCCGCGGCGTGGCGCGCTCCTTCCAGATCCCGCAGCTGTGCCTGCACATGACGGTGCTGGAGAACATCCTCACGGCCCTGCACTGCAGTGGCGCCCACGCGCATTTCCTGCGGGCGGCGCGCGACGCCGGCTCGCTGGCGCGCTGCCACGAACTGCTCTCCAGTTTCGGGCTTGCCGCGCACGCGCAACGGCCGGCGCGCGAACTGCCGGGCGGCGTGCGCAAGCTGTTGGACATCGCGATCGCGCTCACCGGACACCCCCGGCTGCTGCTGCTGGACGAACCCACGAGCGGCGTGAGCGCCCAGGAGAAGTTCGGCACGATGGACACCGTGGTGCGGGCGATCGAGACGCACCAGGACCGCTCGCCCGTGACGGTGGTGTTCGTGGAGCACGACATGGACATCGTCCGGCGCTACGCCACGCGGGTGGCGGCCTTCTACAACGGCCGCGTCATCGCCGACGGCGCCTGCGACAAGGTGCTGGGCGACGCCGACGTGCGCAAGTACGTGACGGGCTCGGCCCGCTCGCGCGAGGGAGCGCAGGCATGA